The following is a genomic window from Sciurus carolinensis chromosome 3, mSciCar1.2, whole genome shotgun sequence.
GTGGTGTCCTGTTTATTTATGGTACTCTTTCTGCCAGGTCCTCCTATTCATGACTTCACACAACCCTATAATCCCGTGAGTTAGTTTACATCCTCTTCACATTACCgttgagaaaaccaaggctcaggTTCATAAAGggaccttgcccaaggtcactgagTTCATAAGTGGCAGGAGAGGGTAGACTCTAGACTATTTAACTCCAAAGcctatcatttttctgattgtgggCTGTGGGTCCAGAAGTCCTAAGGGATTCCCCCAGTCAATGCCAGGGTGGTGTTTGCATGAGCTGGAACTGTCCTGGTGATGAGCACCTCAGGAGTGGCCTGGGTTGAAGGTTAGCCTCCACATCTGCAGTACAGAGTCCCGGCGGGTTGTGTAGGGTAAATGCTTGATGCGGAACCAGTGTCTGGGGACAACGTTCCCACTGGGTGTATACAGCTTCTCCCCATGTCTGCCCAAGAGACTGCGCAGGGCCAGGTTGCCTGACAGAACCTTCTCATAGAATTCCACTCCACCTCGGGCATAGGCTGCAGACAGGGAGGCCGTGCGGCGGTCCAGCCAACCTTCCAGGGCATGAGTAAGAGAGTCCATGGAGAAGGCATAGGCCACAAAGcctgccactgctgccaccaaGTTGAAGGCAGCTCGTATGTTCATGGGGCCTCCATAGAGCCCTAGTGCATGCTTGGCACCCACACTCAGTGCCCAGGTTCCTGCCAGGCAAGCTGGGGCTGGCAGGGCCTGCAGGGCAGCTGCACTGCTCTCCAGGTACACCACCTCTCTGGCCAAGGCAAATTTCTGGGCGTCATGAGATAGGGTCAAGGCATCTCTTAGCCGGGTGCCTGCTGGGGTCT
Proteins encoded in this region:
- the Tmem177 gene encoding transmembrane protein 177 isoform X2, yielding MAGPLWRVSAFIQRHRTALLVSSCAGLFGAQISYHVFPDPMVQWLYQYWPQGQPAPLSSELQSLFEEVLQDMGVPSDHCYEPFTTFTFQPVSAGFPRLPAGAVVGIPASFVGGPVTNTDHPVVIHGQRVDWQTPAGTRLRDALTLSHDAQKFALAREVVYLESSAAALQALPAPACLAGTWALSVGAKHALGLYGGPMNIRAAFNLVAAVAGFVAYAFSMDSLTHALEGWLDRRTASLSAAYARGGVEFYEKVLSGNLALRSLLGRHGEKLYTPSGNVVPRHWFRIKHLPYTTRRDSVLQMWRLTFNPGHS
- the Tmem177 gene encoding transmembrane protein 177 isoform X1 gives rise to the protein MSQRPRQRQSRLSAVAALMAGPLWRVSAFIQRHRTALLVSSCAGLFGAQISYHVFPDPMVQWLYQYWPQGQPAPLSSELQSLFEEVLQDMGVPSDHCYEPFTTFTFQPVSAGFPRLPAGAVVGIPASFVGGPVTNTDHPVVIHGQRVDWQTPAGTRLRDALTLSHDAQKFALAREVVYLESSAAALQALPAPACLAGTWALSVGAKHALGLYGGPMNIRAAFNLVAAVAGFVAYAFSMDSLTHALEGWLDRRTASLSAAYARGGVEFYEKVLSGNLALRSLLGRHGEKLYTPSGNVVPRHWFRIKHLPYTTRRDSVLQMWRLTFNPGHS